The Acetomicrobium flavidum genome window below encodes:
- a CDS encoding DUF4113 domain-containing protein, which yields MYLTVHSFPIAIKIAKQADEGIYNIAARTQRSLANVVTTYISTSFHVPDCYWGSKRVCLATPKNDSPSIVRAALEGLRLAYIEGKKYKRVGVLLSEISSCKELQKGLFCDIKQSKKLDILMREIDKINLEANKPLVWLAAGGKPESQKWVTSASMRSPRYTSYWDELPTIKV from the coding sequence ATGTACTTAACGGTCCACTCGTTCCCGATTGCCATCAAGATTGCAAAGCAGGCTGACGAAGGCATATATAATATCGCAGCGAGGACACAGAGGTCGCTGGCTAATGTTGTTACAACCTACATATCCACGAGCTTTCACGTTCCAGATTGCTACTGGGGCAGCAAAAGGGTTTGCCTTGCAACTCCTAAAAACGATTCCCCCTCTATTGTAAGGGCCGCATTAGAGGGGCTAAGGCTAGCATACATTGAAGGAAAGAAATATAAAAGGGTTGGCGTCCTGCTTTCTGAAATCTCCTCATGTAAAGAACTGCAAAAGGGGTTATTCTGCGACATAAAACAATCCAAGAAATTAGATATATTAATGCGAGAAATTGATAAAATCAACCTCGAAGCCAATAAGCCCTTAGTTTGGCTTGCCGCTGGAGGCAAACCAGAAAGCCAAAAATGGGTCACCAGTGCATCCATGCGT
- a CDS encoding acetamidase/formamidase family protein has product MAQTIINAKEMVWVLDPNQPFAGPVRDGGIIVARVSPGCWGAMITPDYPSGHEVTKPIAVEGADVGDSIMIRVRKINVLSLATTSGTDVPQEGHFVGDPFVAKKCPSCGTINPETYVEGVGEDAIRCKKCGAPVHPFLYGNTYTILMDDERKVGVTVPPQVAREIACDAAHFSALPPESKQYSANLMARGDLPGLIAPLRPMVGNLGTCPAVAMPSSHNAGDFGSFLVGAPHEYGLTEEQLRLRTDGHMDINEVVEGSVVIAPVKVKGGGVYVGDVHAMMGDGEIAGHTTDVTAEVILEVKVLKGLSLDGPIVLPRACDLPAIVARRSEEILNRARRIASLYGFEVEDEALPIQMVGSGKNLNEACDNGLKRLSELTGLSLDEVKNRCTITGQVEIGRLPGVVHVSMLVPRKILEKVGLWNVVASQYDYACQRA; this is encoded by the coding sequence ATGGCGCAAACAATAATCAATGCAAAAGAAATGGTCTGGGTGTTGGATCCAAATCAGCCCTTCGCAGGGCCGGTCAGGGATGGAGGAATTATAGTCGCAAGGGTTAGTCCCGGATGTTGGGGAGCTATGATAACTCCCGATTACCCGAGCGGACATGAAGTCACGAAACCCATAGCAGTAGAAGGAGCAGACGTTGGGGATTCCATAATGATAAGGGTCAGGAAGATCAACGTCCTTTCGCTTGCCACGACGTCGGGTACCGATGTGCCTCAGGAAGGGCATTTCGTGGGCGATCCCTTTGTTGCCAAAAAATGTCCCTCTTGCGGCACGATAAATCCCGAGACATACGTCGAAGGCGTTGGCGAAGATGCCATACGTTGCAAGAAATGCGGAGCTCCCGTACATCCGTTCCTTTATGGCAACACTTATACAATACTCATGGATGACGAAAGGAAAGTTGGAGTGACAGTCCCACCGCAGGTCGCGAGGGAAATAGCCTGTGATGCAGCTCATTTTAGCGCACTGCCGCCTGAGTCTAAACAATACTCGGCCAACTTAATGGCAAGGGGAGACCTTCCTGGTCTTATAGCTCCTCTGCGCCCAATGGTTGGAAACCTTGGAACTTGTCCTGCCGTAGCGATGCCATCTTCTCATAACGCAGGTGATTTTGGAAGCTTTCTCGTGGGTGCGCCCCATGAATATGGCCTTACCGAAGAACAGCTGCGACTTCGCACCGATGGGCACATGGACATAAACGAAGTCGTAGAAGGTTCCGTCGTAATTGCTCCTGTAAAGGTCAAAGGTGGTGGAGTATACGTCGGTGATGTCCACGCCATGATGGGAGATGGGGAGATAGCCGGGCATACCACCGATGTAACAGCTGAGGTGATACTGGAGGTAAAAGTATTAAAGGGCCTTTCTCTGGACGGTCCTATCGTCTTGCCCAGGGCTTGCGATCTTCCGGCTATAGTTGCAAGGCGAAGCGAAGAAATATTGAATAGGGCAAGGCGAATTGCAAGCCTTTATGGTTTCGAGGTGGAGGACGAAGCTCTTCCAATACAAATGGTAGGGAGCGGTAAAAACCTTAACGAGGCTTGTGACAATGGCCTAAAGAGATTATCTGAGTTGACGGGGTTATCGCTGGATGAGGTCAAAAACAGGTGCACGATCACCGGACAGGTGGAAATTGGAAGGCTTCCGGGGGTCGTCCACGTTTCCATGCTCGTTCCTCGAAAGATACTCGAAAAAGTTGGCCTGTGGAATGTCGTAGCTTCACAATATGACTACGCATGTCAAAGGGCTTGA